A segment of the Alistipes communis genome:
GGAACAACTGGGGCCTCTACGGCGTCGATTTCAAGTCGGGCATCAATACCGAAACCTATAAGTATTTCATTGATTTCGCCGCCGCCAACGGCATCGAGTACGTGGCGCTCGACGAGGGGTGGGGCGTGCGCGACGGCGACGTCATGCACGTCGTGCCGGAGATCGACCTGCCGGAGATCGTCTCCTACGCCCGCGAGAAGAAGGTGGGCATCATCCTGTGGGTGGTGGCCAAGGTGCTCGACGACAAGCTCGAGGAGGCGTGCCGCTACTATTCGGAGCTGGGCGTCGCGGGCTGGAAGGTCGACTTCATCGACCGGCAGGACCAGGCGGCCGTGGAGCGTGTCTACCGCATCGCCGACGCTGCGGCGCGCTACCGCATGATCGTGGATTTCCACGGCGTCTACAAGCCCACGGGGTTGCAGCGCACCTATCCCAACGTCGTCAACTTCGAAGGGATCTTCGGTCTGGAACAGCTCAAATGGACGGACAAGACGGACGCCGACATGCCGGCCTACGACTGCACCTTCCCCTTCATCCGTCAGGTGGCCGGCCCGGTCGACTACACGCAGGGGGCGATGCGCAACGCTTCGCGCAAGAATTTCCGTGCGGTCAACAACCATCCGATGAGCCAGGGCACGCGCGCCCATCAGGTCGCGACCTACGTCGTCTTCGATTCGCCGCTGGTGATGCTCTGCGATTCGCCGACGGCCTACGAGAAGGAGCCTGAGACGCTCGACTACATCGTGCGCTTCCCGACGCGCTTCGACCAGACGTTGATTCCCGCCGGCGAGATCGGCCGCTACATCGTCACGGCGCGGCGTGCGGGCGACCGCTGGTATCTGGGTGCGCTGACGAACTGGGATGCCCGCGAGGTGGAGGTGAAACTCGATTTCCTGGGCGACGGCCGGTGGAAGGCGCGCATCTTCCGCGACGGCGTGAATGCCGACCGCTACGGCGAGGATTACCTCTTGGAGGAGCGGACGGTGACGGCGGCCGACAGTCTTGCGATGCCGATGGCCCCCGGCGGCGGTTACGCCGTGCAGTTCGAACGGGTGCAGTAATCTCCGACCGACGATACGGGGAGCGCTTTCGGGCGCTCCTCTTTCGTTTGCGGTACGGGATACAGAAAGGGGGGGGCCGTCCGGCGATCGGACGGCCCCCCCCCTTGCATTCGTACGGTCGGGTGCGTCACTCCTCGAGCCAGCTGCCCAGCTCGGCGTAGATCTTGTCGGCGATGAACTTCATCGCTTCGGAGCTCGGGTGGCACCCCTTGCCCGTGGCGGGGTTGTAGTCGTGCTTGGGCATGTAGGTCTGGTCGTTGAAGCCGTTCACGGCGTAGAGGTCGACGCAGCGGGCGCCGTAGTGGCGGGCGATGGCGAGCGTCGAGCGTTCGATGCCCGTCGAGAGGTAGTCGCCGATGATGCAGACGATCTTGACGTCGGGATAACGCTCTTTCAGCAAGCGAAGCAGTTTGATGTAGGCCGTGCAGAAGGTCGTGTCGTCGAGCGCTTCGATCTCGGCGCGCGTCGCGGCCGCGTCGGCTGCGGCGAACAATTCGGCCAGCGCCGCCTCCGACGGTGCCTCGGCGCTTTGGATCGGAAGGCCCGGAGCGAGCGGGTCGACGTTGTGCGCGTAGTCGTTCGTGCCGCCGTGGATGAGCACGATGTCGGGCTGCCCCACGCCGCCCTGTGCGATGAAGCGGGCGCAGAAGTCGTTGCCGTACCATGCCTGGGAAGCGTAGGCCGGATCGGTCGTGCGGGCGACGGCCGTGCCGGAGAAGGAGATGTTGCGCTCGATGCGGGCGTCGGACATCAGGTCGTGGGCCAGCCGGTACCAGTAGGTTTGCGACACGGAGGTCAGATCGTGGTCCGAGGTCGGATAGTGGCATGAATAACCCGACGGTACGAAACCTCGGAAGGTCGAAATCGAGTCGCCTATAACGCTGATGCGCTTGGTCTTGCTCACGGGCAGCAGGGTGGTCATGCCTTCGATGACGGGGTATCCGTCGGCGTCGAGCGTCCAGTTTTTCAGTGTGCGGCCGCAAGTGCCCTCGTAAGCGGCGACAGCGGCATTGAGGTCGGCCAGCAGCGTCGACATCTCTCCGTAGGCCTTGACGGTCGCTGCGTCCGCCTTGGTGAGATTCGAAATTCCCGGACCGGCCTGCGTGCTCGGGTCGAAATAACAATGTTTGAGTGAGGTGATCGTATAGCTGCCGCTGTGGATTTTGGCGTAGATGCCGCCGCAGTAGATGGAGGTCGAGGGTTCGCCGTCGGTCAGGAAGCCGTTCCTGCCGATGGTCGAGTAGAGTCCGTAGAGTTCGGCGGCTGTCGGCGAGCCGTTCTGGAAACCGAGGATACCCGACAGCGTGTTGTTGGCCGAGGGATAACCGCCTGCCTTGCCTACGGTCTTGACGGTTTGGACGCGCGATGCGCAGTTGACGATGTGGGCTTTGCCCGTTCCGACTTGCAGCCAGCCGACCAGACCGGTTGCGAGCGTATAGCCGTTGGAACCGTTGTTGCCCGTCGCCTCGACCTCGCGGCCGGCGTAGATGCTGTTGACGATGTCGACGATGCAGGCCGCGTCGTTGCATTTGGCGTATCCGCAAATACCGCCCACGCTGTGCTGTCCGCGGCAGTTGCCGTAGGCGATGCAGCCGTCGACGGCGGTTTCGCCTTTCGATACGATGTAGCCCACGATACCGCCCACCTGATGCAATGAGGAGCTGACGTCGCCGTAGGCCTGGCAGTTTTCGATGAAACTGTCGCCGTAGGAGGTGATCGAACCGGATATACCGCCTGTATTGTAGCCGTATCCCGTGACGGATTCCCGCGACGTGCAGTTCCGCACGATCGATGTGTGCTCCGCTGTGGCGGTTCCCTGATAGCCGGCGATGCCGCCGACGTTATCGGCTCCGAATACCATGATGTCGGTTTCGCAATCTTCGACGACGGCTGTCATATTGCTTCCGTCGTCGGCGTTTTCCTCGTTGGCTTGCAGCGCCCCGACGATGCCGCCCGTGTGATCGCCCTTCGACGAGAGCGAGGCCGAGGCAGCGATCGTGCAGCCGGAGATCTTGCCCGAAGTGAGATGTCCCGCGATTCCGCCGACATAATTGCCGTTGTAGGCCGACGCTTTGCCGCCCACCGTACAGTTCTCTATCGTCGAATTGTGACGGGCGCGGCCGACGATGCCGCCGAGGAAGTGAGTTTCGGCATCGATCGTGGCCGCGGCGTCGACCGTGCAGTCCGATATCTTCGTCCCGCTCGTGTAGCCGGCCATGCCGCCGATCTGTGTCAGCGCGCGAATAGAGCCTTTCAACGTGCAGCCTGCGATCTCGGAGTCGAGCGCGTAGCCGATGATACCGCCGACGTCGCTGACGGCATATCCGTCGAACTCCGTTTCGGCCGTTCCGACGAGCGATCCTTCAAACGTGCAGCCGCGGATCACGCTTTGTTTCGCCACGCCGGCCACACCGCCTGCATGGAGTCCGGAAGCCGAGTATTCGCACTCTTCGAGATGGATGTCCTTCACGGTCGCTCCGTCCAGATAACCGAACAGACCGCAGGCGCCGGATTCGCAGTTTGTCAGCGTGAAATTGCCGATCGTGTGGCCTCCGCCGTCGTAAACGCCCCGGAACGGCGATTGTTCGCTGAGTCCGATCGGTTGGATCGCGATCTGAGCCATGTCGATGTCGGCAATTTGGAGGTAATGTTTGTCGGCGAATTCGGCGTATTCGCCGCCGTCGCTGTTGCAAAGAGCGATCAGTCGTTGCAGGTCTTCTGCCGTCGCCACCTGATAGGGGGCTTCGGCGGTTCCTTCGCCGTTCCAGCCGTCGATGGATTCTCTGGCTGCGGTCGAAAGGTTTATGCTCGCATCGTAGCAGGCGTTACGTTTCATTTCGCATTGGAACGGCTGCGTGTACACGGCTTTTTCGGTGGTTACGGAGAGGGTCCCGTCGTAGGTGCCCGGAGCGAGTATCATGTAAATGTCTTTGGCGCTCGCCTGCGACGACGGGACGGCGTAAGGAATGGAGAGCTGGGTTTTTGCCGTGCGGGAGGCGAGTCCTGTCACGATCAGCGACGCCTCGTCACTCAGCCCGGTCAGATCCAGTTTAAACGCACCGGCCATCGGCGTATTCTCGTCGGCGAAAGCGATCGATTGCACCTTCTCGTCTCCGTACTGTCCGTCTGCGAAGACCTTTGCGCGCAGAATTCCTCCCAGCACGTGCATTTGCAGGGCGGGTATCTCAGAGAGGGACTCGGCGTCGAGTCTTTGCGGATAGGAGACCATTGGCAGGTTCGCGATGTCGAATGCACCGGCTTCGGACTGCGACTGTACGGCAGCGATCGACAGCGCCACGTTTTTCGCATCGTTGGACGAATTGTCTTTCGTGTAGGGAAAATAGGCATGGAGCTTGTCGCCGGTTTCGGCGCGATTGACGTGGAATGCGATCGAGCTTGTGCCATCGTTCGTTGTGACGGAGGCTTCGGCATTGAGCGTCGGTGCCGACGATACGGCGTAGACTCCGATCCTGTCGCCGCTTTCCCACGGGTGTCTGTTGTCCGTCGACGATCCGAGAGCCGCCGTCAGGTCGGATTCGACGATGCAGGTCAGGTCAACGCCTCCGCTTTT
Coding sequences within it:
- a CDS encoding glycoside hydrolase family 97 protein, encoding MKRFFLLTLASAALLGASAAPVKTYEVKSPDGRLALVLTAGERLSFTVARDGETLVAPSEMALTLSTGEVLGESPRVRSARRRAVTETIDAPLYRQSRFDAAYNELDLRLRGDYGILARAYDDGVCYRFYTERDGELTIVDETAQLNFEGDPSAYIPYSKTEIPMRTSFENTYEYAPLSKFRTQTVAFMPVLVDLGERGYVLYTESDVEAYPGVYLTYDKEAKGFAARFAEYPTETSLTKRFQDVVERSADYIARVDGRRSYPWRIVAYAATATELPVNDMVWQTAEASRVADASWVRDGKIAWDWWNNWGLYGVDFKSGINTETYKYFIDFAAANGIEYVALDEGWGVRDGDVMHVVPEIDLPEIVSYAREKKVGIILWVVAKVLDDKLEEACRYYSELGVAGWKVDFIDRQDQAAVERVYRIADAAARYRMIVDFHGVYKPTGLQRTYPNVVNFEGIFGLEQLKWTDKTDADMPAYDCTFPFIRQVAGPVDYTQGAMRNASRKNFRAVNNHPMSQGTRAHQVATYVVFDSPLVMLCDSPTAYEKEPETLDYIVRFPTRFDQTLIPAGEIGRYIVTARRAGDRWYLGALTNWDAREVEVKLDFLGDGRWKARIFRDGVNADRYGEDYLLEERTVTAADSLAMPMAPGGGYAVQFERVQ
- a CDS encoding SGNH/GDSL hydrolase family protein; translated protein: MKREEIKKPDYTAGIRHTTVGSDRHDVRRENFRNKTVRTAKRRSGLIGRLFACSATLALALGACTDDAPVEQPKSGGVDLTCIVESDLTAALGSSTDNRHPWESGDRIGVYAVSSAPTLNAEASVTTNDGTSSIAFHVNRAETGDKLHAYFPYTKDNSSNDAKNVALSIAAVQSQSEAGAFDIANLPMVSYPQRLDAESLSEIPALQMHVLGGILRAKVFADGQYGDEKVQSIAFADENTPMAGAFKLDLTGLSDEASLIVTGLASRTAKTQLSIPYAVPSSQASAKDIYMILAPGTYDGTLSVTTEKAVYTQPFQCEMKRNACYDASINLSTAARESIDGWNGEGTAEAPYQVATAEDLQRLIALCNSDGGEYAEFADKHYLQIADIDMAQIAIQPIGLSEQSPFRGVYDGGGHTIGNFTLTNCESGACGLFGYLDGATVKDIHLEECEYSASGLHAGGVAGVAKQSVIRGCTFEGSLVGTAETEFDGYAVSDVGGIIGYALDSEIAGCTLKGSIRALTQIGGMAGYTSGTKISDCTVDAAATIDAETHFLGGIVGRARHNSTIENCTVGGKASAYNGNYVGGIAGHLTSGKISGCTIAASASLSSKGDHTGGIVGALQANEENADDGSNMTAVVEDCETDIMVFGADNVGGIAGYQGTATAEHTSIVRNCTSRESVTGYGYNTGGISGSITSYGDSFIENCQAYGDVSSSLHQVGGIVGYIVSKGETAVDGCIAYGNCRGQHSVGGICGYAKCNDAACIVDIVNSIYAGREVEATGNNGSNGYTLATGLVGWLQVGTGKAHIVNCASRVQTVKTVGKAGGYPSANNTLSGILGFQNGSPTAAELYGLYSTIGRNGFLTDGEPSTSIYCGGIYAKIHSGSYTITSLKHCYFDPSTQAGPGISNLTKADAATVKAYGEMSTLLADLNAAVAAYEGTCGRTLKNWTLDADGYPVIEGMTTLLPVSKTKRISVIGDSISTFRGFVPSGYSCHYPTSDHDLTSVSQTYWYRLAHDLMSDARIERNISFSGTAVARTTDPAYASQAWYGNDFCARFIAQGGVGQPDIVLIHGGTNDYAHNVDPLAPGLPIQSAEAPSEAALAELFAAADAAATRAEIEALDDTTFCTAYIKLLRLLKERYPDVKIVCIIGDYLSTGIERSTLAIARHYGARCVDLYAVNGFNDQTYMPKHDYNPATGKGCHPSSEAMKFIADKIYAELGSWLEE